In Enterobacter cloacae, the following are encoded in one genomic region:
- a CDS encoding DNA polymerase III subunit theta, with protein sequence MKINLAALPQDEMDKVNVDLAAAGVAFKERYNMPIVAEVVEREQPAHLRDWFRERLITHRLASVNLSRLPYEPKVK encoded by the coding sequence ATGAAGATCAATCTGGCCGCCCTTCCTCAGGACGAGATGGACAAAGTGAATGTCGATCTCGCTGCCGCTGGCGTTGCATTTAAAGAGCGTTACAACATGCCCATCGTGGCAGAAGTGGTTGAACGTGAGCAACCTGCCCACCTGCGTGACTGGTTTCGCGAACGCTTAATTACGCACCGTCTCGCCTCCGTCAATCTCTCGCGTTTGCCGTACGAACCTAAAGTTAAATAA
- a CDS encoding membrane protein: MLLPIDVALRFIHFGALMLIFGNALYSTWLAPFSLHRLMTRRFQLQQKIAALVSLATAVLMYGLQGGLMGNGWEDVLRPDTWHVVATTRFGSIWLWQIILAMVTAGAAWLAPQKGARLLLLAMGQFVLLAGVGHAAMHEGASGTLQRLNHAIHLLCAATWLGGLLPLLFCMRLAKGRWQTAAIYTMMRFSRVGHYAVAGVVLSGIINALFILGVNVPWHTGYVQLLLFKCALVALMVVIALMNRYFLVPRFRPETGREQQLFIRMTQAEVVLGALVLATVSLFATWEPF, from the coding sequence ATGTTGCTACCGATTGATGTGGCGTTGCGCTTTATCCACTTTGGCGCGCTGATGCTGATTTTTGGTAATGCGCTATACAGCACCTGGCTTGCTCCGTTTTCACTGCATCGCCTGATGACCCGACGCTTTCAGTTGCAGCAAAAAATCGCGGCGCTCGTTAGCCTGGCTACCGCGGTCCTGATGTATGGCCTTCAGGGCGGGTTGATGGGCAATGGCTGGGAGGATGTGCTGCGCCCTGATACCTGGCATGTCGTCGCCACGACGCGGTTTGGCAGTATCTGGCTGTGGCAGATAATTCTGGCGATGGTCACGGCCGGTGCGGCATGGCTGGCCCCGCAAAAAGGGGCGCGATTGCTGTTGCTCGCGATGGGGCAGTTTGTCCTGCTGGCGGGCGTAGGGCACGCAGCGATGCATGAAGGTGCGTCGGGGACATTACAGCGTCTCAACCACGCGATTCACCTGCTATGTGCAGCCACCTGGCTGGGCGGATTATTGCCGCTGTTGTTTTGCATGCGCCTGGCGAAAGGGCGCTGGCAGACCGCCGCAATCTACACCATGATGCGCTTCTCTCGTGTTGGGCATTACGCCGTCGCAGGAGTGGTGCTCTCTGGCATTATCAATGCGCTCTTTATTCTGGGTGTCAATGTCCCCTGGCATACGGGCTACGTACAGCTTCTGTTGTTCAAATGTGCGCTGGTGGCATTGATGGTGGTAATTGCGCTGATGAATCGGTATTTTCTGGTGCCACGATTTCGTCCTGAAACCGGGCGAGAACAACAGCTTTTTATCAGAATGACACAGGCAGAGGTGGTGCTGGGTGCGCTGGTTCTGGCAACGGTCAGTCTGTTTGCGACCTGGGAACCCTTTTGA
- a CDS encoding serine/threonine-protein phosphatase, translated as MYQRIDGEKWRHVWVVSDIHGCYQWLMDELKRRHFNPYEDLLISVGDLIDRGPDSVKCLQLMHEKWFRAVRGNHEQMALDSLDNNDFALWTINGGMWFARLECEQQKQALTLLEASRNLPHIIEITCKNGLNVIAHADYPAAEYQWGKPVNAQRVLWDRNRLMGFMAGKGQGISGADHFWFGHTPVDKRYDFNNLHYIDTGAVFGGYFTLAQLQ; from the coding sequence ATGTATCAGCGAATCGATGGTGAAAAGTGGCGTCACGTCTGGGTTGTGAGCGATATACATGGTTGCTATCAGTGGCTTATGGATGAACTGAAACGTCGTCATTTTAATCCTTATGAGGATTTACTTATCTCGGTAGGAGATTTGATTGATCGCGGGCCAGATAGTGTTAAATGCCTGCAACTCATGCATGAAAAGTGGTTTCGTGCGGTTCGGGGTAACCATGAACAAATGGCGCTCGACAGTCTGGATAATAACGATTTTGCGCTCTGGACAATCAATGGCGGAATGTGGTTTGCACGGCTTGAGTGCGAACAACAAAAACAGGCACTGACGTTACTCGAGGCTAGCCGGAATTTACCGCACATTATCGAAATAACCTGCAAGAATGGTCTGAATGTGATCGCGCATGCCGACTACCCCGCAGCAGAGTATCAGTGGGGTAAACCCGTGAACGCACAGCGCGTGCTGTGGGATCGAAACCGGTTAATGGGCTTTATGGCAGGGAAAGGGCAGGGGATTAGCGGCGCGGATCATTTTTGGTTCGGGCATACGCCTGTTGATAAGCGGTATGATTTTAACAACCTGCACTACATCGATACCGGGGCCGTCTTCGGAGGTTACTTTACGCTGGCGCAACTGCAGTAG
- the rsmF gene encoding ribosomal RNA small subunit methyltransferase F, with amino-acid sequence MREALPSHLSLDDFIAACQRPLRRSIRVNTLKISVDAFLELVSPYNWQLTPVPWCEEGFWIERDDEEALPLGSTAEHLSGLFYIQEASSMLPVAALFADDNAPERVMDVAAAPGSKTTQIAARMGNRGAILANEFSASRVKVLHANISRCGIHNVALTHFDGRVFGAALPESFDAILLDAPCSGEGVVRKDPDALKNWSVESNLEIAATQRELIDSAFHALRPGGTLVYSTCTLNRDENEDVCLWLKAQYPDAVEFLPLDGLFVSAKEAVTLEGFLHVFPQIYDCEGFFVARLRKTLAVPPLPAPGFKVGKFPFTPLKGREAEQVKIAANKAGLVWDESLHLWLRDKEIWLFPANIEPLIGKVRFSRIGIRLAEVHNKGYRWQHEAVIALAGSENTFALTHQEAEEWYRGRDVYPENTPSQDEVVVTYQGYPLGLAKKVGSRLKNSYPRELVRDGRLFTGNERTA; translated from the coding sequence ATGCGCGAGGCGCTTCCTTCTCACCTCTCATTAGACGACTTTATCGCCGCCTGCCAGCGTCCGTTACGCCGTAGCATTCGCGTCAACACCCTGAAGATTAGCGTCGACGCATTTCTTGAGCTGGTTTCACCTTACAACTGGCAACTCACGCCGGTACCGTGGTGTGAAGAGGGTTTCTGGATCGAACGTGATGACGAAGAAGCCCTGCCGCTGGGAAGTACCGCTGAGCATCTGAGTGGTCTGTTTTATATTCAGGAAGCCAGTTCCATGTTGCCGGTTGCCGCACTTTTTGCGGATGACAACGCGCCAGAGCGGGTGATGGATGTCGCAGCAGCACCAGGGTCTAAAACCACGCAGATTGCCGCACGCATGGGCAACCGCGGTGCCATTCTCGCCAATGAATTTTCCGCCAGCCGCGTTAAAGTGCTGCACGCCAATATCAGCCGCTGTGGTATTCATAATGTGGCGCTGACGCACTTCGACGGTCGGGTGTTCGGTGCCGCATTACCAGAATCGTTTGATGCCATCCTGCTGGATGCACCGTGTTCTGGAGAAGGCGTCGTGCGTAAAGATCCCGATGCGTTAAAAAACTGGTCAGTGGAAAGCAACCTTGAGATCGCAGCCACACAGCGTGAACTGATTGATAGCGCGTTTCACGCCTTGCGCCCAGGTGGCACACTGGTTTACTCCACCTGTACGTTAAACCGCGATGAGAATGAAGACGTCTGTCTGTGGCTGAAAGCACAGTATCCGGACGCCGTCGAGTTCCTGCCGCTGGATGGCCTGTTTGTTTCGGCAAAAGAGGCCGTTACCCTCGAAGGGTTCCTGCACGTTTTTCCGCAGATCTATGATTGCGAAGGTTTCTTTGTGGCACGACTGCGTAAAACCCTCGCCGTTCCCCCCCTGCCCGCACCTGGCTTTAAGGTGGGAAAATTCCCCTTCACGCCGTTAAAAGGCCGTGAAGCAGAGCAGGTAAAAATTGCAGCCAACAAGGCCGGGCTGGTCTGGGATGAAAGCCTTCATCTCTGGTTACGTGATAAAGAGATCTGGCTTTTCCCGGCGAATATCGAACCACTGATTGGGAAAGTCCGTTTTTCCCGCATCGGGATCCGTCTGGCGGAAGTCCATAACAAAGGCTACCGCTGGCAGCATGAGGCGGTCATTGCCCTTGCCGGAAGTGAAAATACCTTTGCCCTGACGCATCAGGAAGCCGAAGAGTGGTACCGTGGCCGCGACGTTTACCCTGAAAACACCCCATCGCAGGATGAAGTGGTGGTGACTTATCAGGGCTATCCGCTTGGGTTGGCGAAAAAGGTGGGATCGCGGCTGAAAAACAGCTACCCGCGTGAACTGGTACGCGACGGTCGCCTGTTTACCGGTAACGAACGCACAGCCTAA